The Mastacembelus armatus chromosome 4, fMasArm1.2, whole genome shotgun sequence genome segment CCCATGGTGGGACtagtaagggaattaagttaagttaagttaagttaattCATCATTTTGTCCAGCCtctaaaatgtcagaaagttACCAGAGCCCTtctgatttctgatttttttttttttaatctcccaTCAGTTCACTATTGTTTAgttacaacaaacacacattaagcTGAATACGCATTTGTAAACAGGGGTTCCATACACTGATGATTGCACAGCTACAAAAGGGTTGATATGAGACAACTAACAGGAGTCCAAAAGGCCACATGTGCCCAAAAAGGGGAACCTTCTCAAATATCATGCAGCACAGCACATATAAAGAGGAACAGCAGCCTAAAGCCAAAGCTACTGAAACTACAGATAGGTTTGATTACCTATAAACATGCAGTGAGCGGTGTTTATAGAGGTGTTAACAGCTCTCAGTTTCTAAAAAAACCTTTAACGGCAGGAAATGGatagaaatgtattattttagcTGCACTATTACTAGAGTAAATCCTAAAGTTCATATTTTTTGATTTATCAGGTTCTCCACTGCACAACTTCAAGGcttttaaaggtttttatttcaatGTTTTCTGTAAGGTTTTAATTTAGTTTGATCTATTGCCAAACTGTTTTTCTTACAGCATTGGAGTTGATATTTCATTAACACCCATTTAAATGATTTGCTATCCTAATGTCCTAATACACCTGTCAAAATAGACTACGTGTGTCGAGGCTTATTTTAGCAGCTATTCCTGTGTTTTTGATCAGGTCACATAGTTTTCACAGCTTTGTACTGATTTTGGAGTGAGCACCCAAAACATATGTGAGGTCTTTTGAGCTAAAGCTGGAGATTCAACAACTCAACGTCAAACCAGCTTTAAACACGAaatgcactgaggagaaaggTTAAGTTAACGTGAACTACCTCAAAGTCTCTCTCTCCACGGATTTGTTGACAGACCTCCGGCCTCTCACACGGACACGCATTGGCCCTGAAGACAACAAGAATCGACGAGAAAATCACAACAAGCCGGGACATTTTAGCGACGGGAGGACTTAAAAGCAAATGAACTCAAACGAATCCAACTTGTCCTACTCTGAGTTTATGTACGGGACATGACAAGGGACAAATTTCATACAGCGCAAACTACAAACGACATTGTAGTAAAACAATGAACATGTAGTGAACTTAAACAATGGAAACTAAAAGTGTCCCACAGTCCTTATTGTgtccttatttttttatttgtcttatttcaaattaattaaaaaataaaaattgaattatctaaacattttgcaaatggaaaacatttggAGTAAATACCACAAAAACAACCTGCTTTGAGTTTgtcaaacagcatttaaagCACTCAAGAAAAAGATTATCTGGTCTGGTGAAACAAAAATTCAATTCACTGGGCAGTTAATTCACTGGTCTAGTAGGAATTACGTTTCTGTTGCCTGCATGAGCTGAATGTCATGTATTACATGTGAAAATGACAATAAACCCTGAACCTGACCCTGAATATAGAGTTCAAAAACTTGGCTCAATGATGCATGAACAGGGCAATGTGATAAAGAGTGATTAATTCATTTGCTTGACCCAGCTGCTTGGGCACATTACTAAGTCACAGAGTTTTTAAACTatctgacaacacacacatgaccTTTAGCTTTCAGGAAACCCACATCCCTGCATTTTGAATagccttcttttcttttccagtgtTAGATCCTATGGCAGGTCTTGAGGCTCAAGGCCATCACCAATGTGGCCTATATGCTCTATAATGCATTTCATATATATGTTCTGAAGTGAAGAGTAATGTCTtagtatttatatataaatttaattcAATGCATGTTTAATGTAGTTGTTTTCTCAGTCTTGAgctgaaaagttttttttcttacatacctttctttgcttttattaatCCTGCTTATAACTGGCGATAGCTGTATTAAACAGCCCAGTAAACAAAATATGTATAACACTAATGGGGGGATAAGCaggaaaaaatgtaaagaaattcTTTCACTAGGCTTTTCAtttatattactattattagAGTAAATGAGACAAGTGAATcctattgtgtttttatatatatcttTGGATTATAGCATATAATCATACTAAAGCATGCTATATACAGTCCAGGAAAACAGGTTTTGCTGGAGAGGTGaatgttttagaaaacatttatagTTAGTTCATCATTCCGTTCATCTCACCCTAGTCTTCATTTTTTGGTATTCAACTGGCAAattcatataaaaatgtgttcactacatcTTGAGTCTTATATTAATTTGTAGTCTCTTGTAAGGCCCTGCTGCAGATTCTTTGGCATGACACAGGAAAATGTATCATCATTGActtgatttttaatatatttttatttctcattgaaTTATCTTGACTGACATTGACAATGAAAgttatgtaaatatttatgctTGATTGTTGACTTGAACACGTTGACAAAATTACAGGTCAGGGTGGAATGACATTTGATTGAAAGCCAGGAAACTTtgcctgtttaaaaaaatgtaaaaaaaacattgtttaagCATTTCATAATAACTGCTTCCAGTATatgcttttaaataattttaaattattataacTTTATTACAGACTCAAGGTCCAGATCAACAAATAACAAGACAACACACAATAATGAAGTAGCatacattataaaacaaaaaataagttaatgttattaatgaataaatattataaatgtgtaaaatgtattttgtattgtttaaaacagcactgcatcCTATCTGTGTTAAATGTGCTGTGTTCCAATGGAAAAATATCTTATTTGGGACATAGAACAGGTTGTGCCGCTGAAGCCAAGAGTCAGGTTAAAACAACTTGTTACATCTGGGACATTTTTCATTGACTGTTTGCCTAATCTAAATGGTCAGGGCACAGTAACATTAGTCACAATGAAAGCTGATATTTCGTTAATGATACATTGCGATGGGCATGCAATCAGCAAAAACTGGCTATATAAGGAAGCCTCTGGTGACTGTCAGTCACATCGACCAGCCATGAGGGTTCTTGTGCTAGCTCTCATTGTGGCCCTTGCAGGTAAGTATGTCTTACTGCTTTTAAAACTCAGTAAACTTAACTTTAACTAGACTTTAACTtaattttctaaaaacactgcTCTTTGTAGAATAAGCACTATTTTGGAGATGAACAGTAATTCTACATTGATATTTAGATTATTAGTAAAAAATTAAtactaatttaaaatgaatactaACACTGGCTGGCAATGTAACGTTGTTGATTTACAACCAGTcatagaaattaaaaaatatattaatttccTCTTTTGTACCtttgaacataaaaataaccttatttatctattttgtCGTAGGTGGCCAGGCCAACCTTGGTAAGTTTTCTAACTTTATACTAAACATATGCAATAATTGaacacactttttaaatgattcTAGAAAAACTGGTGCATAAATATAGATTGAAAGTAATTGGTCCGtcttacattttgtgttttactaaAATACAAAGACGTTGATGAAATTAATTCTCTTGGCTATTTTGCATTGAAAGTCTAAAACAAATTTCTATCAGCCATTATATATCAACATTATTTGCAGTCCCACAGTTTACTGCTGGAAAGACCTATGTGTACAAATATGAAGCATTTCTGATGGGAGGACTACCTGAGGAGGGCCTGGCACGAGCAGGCATGAAAGTCCGAAGCAAAGTTAAGATCAGTGCAGCGGCTAGCAACACCTTCATGCTGAAGGTAAAGACTATTCATAACTATTTAAAGaattctgtgcatgtgtgaacacTAATAACCATGTCATTTGTGTTCAGATTTGATTCAAACTGTCACTTTTTCCTTGCAGCTTGTAGACCCTGAAATCTCTGAGTACAGTGGCATTTGGCCCAAAGATGCTTTCACTCCAGCCAGTAAACTCACTTCTGCCCTGGCTGCTCAACTCTTGACACCCATCAAGTTTGAGTATACTAATGGTGTCGTGGGAAAAGTGTTTGCACCAACTGGTATCTCTGCAACTGTGCTGAATATTTTCAGGGGAATCCTCAACATCTTACAGCTGAACATCAAGAAGACTCAGAATGTCTATGAGCTGCAGGAGGTATGAATTactcattttcagtgtttcacacaCAAAAGGCTGCAATACTTAAACTGACACAccatattttgatttttatgaaCTAGTCTGGAGCTCAGGGTGTGTGCAAGACCCACTATGTTATCAGTGAGGACGCAAAGGCTGAACGCATGTTTCTGACCAAGACCAAGGACATGAACCACTGCCAGGAGAGAATTGCTATGGACATTGGCTTGGCTTACACTGAGAAATGTGCCGAATGTCAGGCTGTAAGTGCATTTTCCATAACACTAGCTGTCTTCTAATCTGGTACACTCTTCGAGTGGGTGTgattatgttgtgtttttatatgcagAGAGGGAATGCCCTGAAGGGAGCTGCTGCCTTTAACTACATAATGAAGCCAGATGACACAGGTGCTCTGATCTTGGAGGCAACCACTACAGAGATGATTCAGTTCTCCCCTTTTGAGATCATGAATGGTGCTGCCCAGATGGAGGCTAGGTACGTtgtttaaactgaaaatgaaagtgaaatcaTAGTATTGTAAATATTATTCACAGCACAAAATGTCACAACACAGTATAAGTGAATTCTCATGTATACTTACAGGCAAATCCTGACCTTCGTGGAGATTGAGAAAGCCGCAATTCAGCCCATCAGTGCTGAATATATTCACCGTGGATCCCTGCAGTATCAGTGGGGCAGTGAGACTCTCCAGACACCCATCCAGCTTCTGAGAGTCAGGAATGTCGAGGCTCAGGTATACAGGTGTTGTCTCTTaagcattttcactttcacaagTTTTCTTGAATCCATTCTGCAGCAACACATTATAATATGAGAAACACTTCACTTTCTGTTAGACTGTTGAGATTCTGAACCACCTGGTGACCAACAACATGGCCAAGGTCCATGAAGATGCCCCTCTGAAATTTATTGAACTCATCCAACTGCTGCGTGTGGCCAGTCCTGATGGGATTAATGCTCTCTGGAATCAGTATAGAGCTAAACCTGAACACAGGTAGTTGCAACATTTATTCAAAAGAAAGCCATGATATAAAATTGTCATGAATATAATACTTTAATGTagcatttttctattttaggCACTGGATACTGAATGCCCTCCCTGCCATTGGTAATAACGTTGCTTTGAGGTTCCTCATGAACAAGTTCCTCGCTAATGAAATGACTGTTGCTGAAGCTGCTCAAGCCCTGATGGCATCTGTACACATGGTGACAGCCAACCTGGAGACTATCAAAACTGCTGAGGCAAGTCAGCATTAACAGtggttttgtgtattttcaagCATGTCATGTGAATCAGTTCACATGTAATCGGTTCTGTATTTTTACCACTTCATAGAGCCTGGCTATGAACCAGAAGATCCAAGAAAATGCAGTTCTGCGTGAGATTGTCATGCTGGGCTATGGCACCATGGTTGCTAAATACTGTGCACAGAACTCAACTTGTCCAGCTGACCTTGTCAAGGTATGTcctgcctgtatgtgtgttttatctaACTAAATTTTACTTACAACAGTGACATTTATGCTTTACATTTCCTCCCCTAGCCCATCCATGACATTGCTGTCAAGGCTATTTCCAGTGGTGAAATTGAAAAGCTTGTTCTTGCTCTCAAAGTTCTGGGTAATGCTGGACATCCTGCCAGCATCAAACCAATTATTAAAATTCTGCCTAAATTTGGCGGTGCTGCTGCAAATCTTCCACTCAGAGCTCAAATTGATGCTGTTCTTGCATTGAGGAACATCGCAAAGAAAGAGCCTAAAATGGTGAGACAAAATTTTCTGATTGCTTCCAGAAATATCAGTGAATCATTACTTGCCTTGCTATGTGCAGTTTTGTCTAAAACATTCATCTTTGTGAATTAGGTCCAGGAAATAGCCCTTCAGCTATTCATGGACAGGGCTCTCCACCCAGAGCTCCGTATGGTTGCTACAATTGTGATGTTTGAGACTAAACTGCCAATGGGTCTGGTGACTGCTCTCGCTGACTCCCTCCTGAAAGAAACAAACCTGCAGGTCGCTAGCTTTGCCTACTCTCACATGAAGGCCATGACCAGACACACCGCACCTGACTTTGCTTCTGTGTAAGAACCTAAATTATATGAATGTTTAcaatttgattttgatttgaatttaaACCTATTAGCTCCTATAATCTTATGAATACATTAATGTTCTACTTTCAGTGCTGCTGCCTGCAATGTTGCTATCAAGATCTTCGGTTCTAAATTTGAAAGGATGAGCCATCGCTTCAGCAGAGCTTTTCATCTGAATGCCTACCACAGTAAgaagataaaatgaaaaatttacCTGCACAGAGTTTAGCTTAACATTTTAGATGTGGCTTCATGGGTCATGTCCTCTTTCTACAGACCCTTGGCTGATGGGTGCCGCTGCCAGTGCCTACTATGTTAATGATGCTGCAACTATTATGCCAAGAGCCATGATGGCCAATGCTCGCACCTACCTGGCTGGAGCTTATGCTGATGTCTTTGAGGTAAGACAATCATGATGGGCATAGCCAAATGACACAATGAATGGTCTTAAGAAGACTTCAGAAGAAATGATAATTATATGATGTATATCTGGTATATGGCTCCAATTCCCAAAGACCTATGCAAAATGCACTATATGAAACAATAAcatcaaaaacaagaaaatgtaaCCACTGTTtggaaataatatttatatctCAGGCTGTTTACAATGACAATAATCATAATTGCTATAATTTCAAGAATTTTAACAGTTTTGTCTGCTATGTTGaatgtactttttaaaacattcttAGTTAATACGGCTATGTACAATGAATTATGTTTCTAGTTATCATTTCCAAACATACTTACCCATCAAGtgatatttttcttcatttcagttGGGATTAAGAACTGATGGAATCCAGGAAGCCATTCTGAAAATTCCTGCAGCTCAAGACGATGCTGACAGAATCACCAAGATGAAACAAGTTATGAAGGCTGTAAGTTTAAGGGCTCACTCTACTGctcaaatatttctttttaaaaattatgtaattaaagtgcattttatttatataagtaACAATGCTTAATTTACCTTTCCTTCCTACCAGATTTCTGAGTGGAGGGCTCATCCTTCAAGCCAGCCCTTGGCGTCTGCGTTTGTGAAAGTCTTTGGCCAGGAAATTGCATTTGCCAACCTTGACAAAGCTGTACTTGATCACCTTATTGAGGTACAGTGTCTTCCACTGTTATGTACTGCATGACTGCAAAATGGCAATTACACTATGAACCAAAACCTTAATAagacattttgtgtttaaagATGACCACTGGAGCTGCAATTCAAACTAGGGGGAAAAAGATTTTAGATGCTGTGCTGTCTGGTGTCACACTGCATTATGCTAAACCACTGCTGCTTGCTGAGGTTCGTCGCATCCTCCCCACTGCTGTCGGTTTGCCCATGGAGCTGAGTTTCTATACAGCTGCAGTGGCTGCTGCATCTGTTGAAGGTAAATGCCACAGGCACAGCTTAACTGagctgaaatattttttcacaCTGATACTAAAAACTTGCTGGTTTTTGTAGTCCAAGCCACTGTGACACCTCCTGTGCCTGAGAATTTCCATCCTGCCCAGCTTCTGAAGTCTGATATCAACATTAGAGCTGCACTTTCTCCAAGGTAAATTGGTTGTAGCTTGCTTAAATGAGCAGCTTCTCATTCATTTACCAAAATACTAACTATTGTAACTATTGTACAATGTATCACTCAAGGAGATAACTCTTaaagtttgtattttctgtctcttttagCCTTTCCATGCACACTTATGCAGTCATGGGCGTGAACACTGCTTTTATCCAGGCTGCCCTGGTGTCAAGAGCCAGAGTTCATACAATTGTTCCTGCCAAGATTGAAGCAAGACTTGACATGAACAAGGGAAATTTCAAGTTTGACTTCCTGCCTGTTCAGGGCATTGATAAGTTGGCATCTGCAGTGTACGTACTCTTAACTGTTACCTTGTAACATGTATCACCCAGTTTTGAATGCCCAGTTTTAAACAGTCTTTTCTTCTGTACAACAGTGTGGAGACTTTTGCTGTGGCAAGAAATGTAGAAGATCTCGCAGCTGCTAAAATCACACCAGTGATTCCAGCTGAAGGTACATCACAACTGTCAAGAGAGACCTTCTCTTCAAAGAATTCTGGGACGGCATCCTCTCTGGGTGGTGGCAGGGTGAGTTTCAATTACTTGATCACCTTTTCAAATACAAAAGTCTACACTTTTCCAAAATAATGTGAAGATCTTTGTTGTGGTTTCACAGAGAGCATCATCTGAAATCATTCCTGTTGACCTGCCTAGTAAAATTGCCAACAGACTGAGAACCTCCAAGGTTATCTCGAAGaaaaaatgtactgtagctcAAACCTTTGGAATCAAGGCATGTGCTGCGCTTGAATCTCGCAATGCTGCTTTCATCAGACGCTGTCCATTCTATGCCATGATCGGAAAACATGCTTTGTCACTTGAGGTTGCTCCAGGCAAGTGAGACTGATCACATCAAAAACCTAATGAAAGTATCTTTGTAAGAAGTGGCTAAAAAGCAATATATCTATTTATCTGTCTGCAGCTCCTGGACCAGTAATCGAGAAGGTTGAAATTGAGATTCAGATTGGAgataaagctgcagaaaaaatcATCAAAGTGATTAACTGGAGTGATGACGGTAAACCTCTTGAGGATAAGAATGTCCTGATGAAACTAAAGAAAATCCTGGTTCCTCGTCCGAATAACAGCACAACAAATCTCTACAGCTCTAGCAGCTCTCGTTCTCAAAGCTCTCGCTCCAGTAGCTCCCGTTCAagcaccacctcctccacatCATCCAGGTCTTCATCTAGCTCCGCCTCTCGCCACATTACTGAGATGGTTGACACTGCTGCTGCCAACAGCAAGGCAAAAAGAACAAGCAGTAGCTCCAGGAGTTCCTCCAGGAGATCCTCCAGGAGGTCCTCCAGAAGTTCCTCCAGCAGCTCgtccagcagctcctccagtagctcctccagcagctcctcctcctcctcttcttcaagGCGGTCCTCCAGCAGTGCTTCAAGCAGAAGTTCCCGCTCCAGCAGAtcttccagctcctcctggtCCAGCGCTCAGATCAAGGTGAGGCACAACTTCACCTCTGACATGTAGAAACTGTCAAATCCAAAAGTATGTAGGCTACATGAAATAATCTA includes the following:
- the LOC113139699 gene encoding vitellogenin-2-like isoform X1, which translates into the protein MRVLVLALIVALAGKYVLLLLKLIPQFTAGKTYVYKYEAFLMGGLPEEGLARAGMKVRSKVKISAAASNTFMLKLVDPEISEYSGIWPKDAFTPASKLTSALAAQLLTPIKFEYTNGVVGKVFAPTGISATVLNIFRGILNILQLNIKKTQNVYELQESGAQGVCKTHYVISEDAKAERMFLTKTKDMNHCQERIAMDIGLAYTEKCAECQARGNALKGAAAFNYIMKPDDTGALILEATTTEMIQFSPFEIMNGAAQMEARQILTFVEIEKAAIQPISAEYIHRGSLQYQWGSETLQTPIQLLRVRNVEAQTVEILNHLVTNNMAKVHEDAPLKFIELIQLLRVASPDGINALWNQYRAKPEHRHWILNALPAIGNNVALRFLMNKFLANEMTVAEAAQALMASVHMVTANLETIKTAESLAMNQKIQENAVLREIVMLGYGTMVAKYCAQNSTCPADLVKPIHDIAVKAISSGEIEKLVLALKVLGNAGHPASIKPIIKILPKFGGAAANLPLRAQIDAVLALRNIAKKEPKMVQEIALQLFMDRALHPELRMVATIVMFETKLPMGLVTALADSLLKETNLQVASFAYSHMKAMTRHTAPDFASVAAACNVAIKIFGSKFERMSHRFSRAFHLNAYHNPWLMGAAASAYYVNDAATIMPRAMMANARTYLAGAYADVFELGLRTDGIQEAILKIPAAQDDADRITKMKQVMKAISEWRAHPSSQPLASAFVKVFGQEIAFANLDKAVLDHLIEMTTGAAIQTRGKKILDAVLSGVTLHYAKPLLLAEVRRILPTAVGLPMELSFYTAAVAAASVEVQATVTPPVPENFHPAQLLKSDINIRAALSPSLSMHTYAVMGVNTAFIQAALVSRARVHTIVPAKIEARLDMNKGNFKFDFLPVQGIDKLASAVVETFAVARNVEDLAAAKITPVIPAEGTSQLSRETFSSKNSGTASSLGASSEIIPVDLPSKIANRLRTSKVISKKKCTVAQTFGIKACAALESRNAAFIRRCPFYAMIGKHALSLEVAPAPGPVIEKVEIEIQIGDKAAEKIIKVINWSDDGKPLEDKNVLMKLKKILVPRPNNSTTNLYSSSSSRSQSSRSSSSRSSTTSSTSSSSSSSSSSSSSSSSSSSRRSSSSASSRSSLYDMLFSKNHIHQHSVPTDRPNSQSSAQSLEAIFRKAKYLANTVAPAVTILIRAMRADHKVQGYQIAAYYDKPTARVQVILANLTEGNNWRICADGVILSNHKMMAKIAWGIECKQYATEVTAETGFVSKDPAARLKISWDKLPRRMTKYGKRVYRYFRRFNEEIGVTVAKAKNDRKKLKLTVAAASETSVNVVLKTPRRTIYKVGMGLPVALPIRNTNEMAPFQDNLAEKLAYLFTKANAAECTMIKDTVTTFNSRKYKNEMPHACYQVLAQDCTPELKFIVLLKRDQAQEQNQVNVKIAKIDVDMYPRDSAIMVKVNGVEIPASKLPYHHPGGKIEIRKEGEGIALQAPSHGLQEVYLDLNTLKVKVTDWMRGQTCGLCGKADGEIRQEYRTPNERLSKNAVSYAHSWVLPGRSCRDASECYIKHESVKLEKQVILNGEESKCYSVEPVLRCLPGCMSVRTTTVTVGFHCLPADSNLNRSGGLSSIYEKSTDLWETAEAHLACRCSAQCA
- the LOC113139699 gene encoding vitellogenin-2-like isoform X3; the encoded protein is MRVLVLALIVALAGGQANLVPQFTAGKTYVYKYEAFLMGGLPEEGLARAGMKVRSKVKISAAASNTFMLKLVDPEISEYSGIWPKDAFTPASKLTSALAAQLLTPIKFEYTNGVVGKVFAPTGISATVLNIFRGILNILQLNIKKTQNVYELQESGAQGVCKTHYVISEDAKAERMFLTKTKDMNHCQERIAMDIGLAYTEKCAECQARGNALKGAAAFNYIMKPDDTGALILEATTTEMIQFSPFEIMNGAAQMEARQILTFVEIEKAAIQPISAEYIHRGSLQYQWGSETLQTPIQLLRVRNVEAQTVEILNHLVTNNMAKVHEDAPLKFIELIQLLRVASPDGINALWNQYRAKPEHRHWILNALPAIGNNVALRFLMNKFLANEMTVAEAAQALMASVHMVTANLETIKTAESLAMNQKIQENAVLREIVMLGYGTMVAKYCAQNSTCPADLVKPIHDIAVKAISSGEIEKLVLALKVLGNAGHPASIKPIIKILPKFGGAAANLPLRAQIDAVLALRNIAKKEPKMVQEIALQLFMDRALHPELRMVATIVMFETKLPMGLVTALADSLLKETNLQVASFAYSHMKAMTRHTAPDFASVAAACNVAIKIFGSKFERMSHRFSRAFHLNAYHNPWLMGAAASAYYVNDAATIMPRAMMANARTYLAGAYADVFELGLRTDGIQEAILKIPAAQDDADRITKMKQVMKAISEWRAHPSSQPLASAFVKVFGQEIAFANLDKAVLDHLIEMTTGAAIQTRGKKILDAVLSGVTLHYAKPLLLAEVRRILPTAVGLPMELSFYTAAVAAASVEVQATVTPPVPENFHPAQLLKSDINIRAALSPSLSMHTYAVMGVNTAFIQAALVSRARVHTIVPAKIEARLDMNKGNFKFDFLPVQGIDKLASAVVETFAVARNVEDLAAAKITPVIPAEGTSQLSRETFSSKNSGTASSLGGGRRASSEIIPVDLPSKIANRLRTSKVISKKKCTVAQTFGIKACAALESRNAAFIRRCPFYAMIGKHAFNISIYLSAAPGPVIEKVEIEIQIGDKAAEKIIKVINWSDDGKPLEDKNVLMKLKKILVPRPNNSTTNLYSSSSSRSQSSRSSSSRSSTTSSTSSSSSSSSSSSSSSSSSSSSSSRRSSSSASSRSSRSSRSSSSSWSSHSVPTDRPNSQSSAQSLEAIFRKAKYLANTVAPAVTILIRAMRADHKVQGYQIAAYYDKPTARVQVILANLTEGNNWRICADGVILSNHKMMAKIAWGIECKQYATEVTAETGFVSKDPAARLKISWDKLPRRMTKYGKRVYRYFRRFNEEIGVTVAKAKNDRKKLKLTVAAASETSVNVVLKTPRRTIYKVGMGLPVALPIRNTNEMAPFQDNLAEKLAYLFTKANAAECTMIKDTVTTFNSRKYKNEMPHACYQVLAQDCTPELKFIVLLKRDQAQEQNQVNVKIAKIDVDMYPRDSAIMVKVNGVEIPASKLPYHHPGGVYFVYSDLMLLIRKEGEGIALQAPSHGLQEVYLDLNTLKVKVTDWMRGQTCGLCGKADGEIRQEYRTPNERLSKNAVSYAHSWVLPGRSCRDASECYIKHESVKLEKQVILNGEESKCYSVEPVLRCLPGCMSVRTTTVTVGFHCLPADSNLNRSGGLSSIYEKSTDLWETAEAHLACRCSAQCA
- the LOC113139699 gene encoding vitellogenin-2-like isoform X2, encoding MRVLVLALIVALAGNHYISTLFAVPQFTAGKTYVYKYEAFLMGGLPEEGLARAGMKVRSKVKISAAASNTFMLKLVDPEISEYSGIWPKDAFTPASKLTSALAAQLLTPIKFEYTNGVVGKVFAPTGISATVLNIFRGILNILQLNIKKTQNVYELQESGAQGVCKTHYVISEDAKAERMFLTKTKDMNHCQERIAMDIGLAYTEKCAECQARGNALKGAAAFNYIMKPDDTGALILEATTTEMIQFSPFEIMNGAAQMEARQILTFVEIEKAAIQPISAEYIHRGSLQYQWGSETLQTPIQLLRVRNVEAQTVEILNHLVTNNMAKVHEDAPLKFIELIQLLRVASPDGINALWNQYRAKPEHRHWILNALPAIGNNVALRFLMNKFLANEMTVAEAAQALMASVHMVTANLETIKTAESLAMNQKIQENAVLREIVMLGYGTMVAKYCAQNSTCPADLVKPIHDIAVKAISSGEIEKLVLALKVLGNAGHPASIKPIIKILPKFGGAAANLPLRAQIDAVLALRNIAKKEPKMVQEIALQLFMDRALHPELRMVATIVMFETKLPMGLVTALADSLLKETNLQVASFAYSHMKAMTRHTAPDFASVAAACNVAIKIFGSKFERMSHRFSRAFHLNAYHNPWLMGAAASAYYVNDAATIMPRAMMANARTYLAGAYADVFELGLRTDGIQEAILKIPAAQDDADRITKMKQVMKAISEWRAHPSSQPLASAFVKVFGQEIAFANLDKAVLDHLIEMTTGAAIQTRGKKILDAVLSGVTLHYAKPLLLAEVRRILPTAVGLPMELSFYTAAVAAASVEVQATVTPPVPENFHPAQLLKSDINIRAALSPSLSMHTYAVMGVNTAFIQAALVSRARVHTIVPAKIEARLDMNKGNFKFDFLPVQGIDKLASAVVETFAVARNVEDLAAAKITPVIPAEGTSQLSRETFSSKNSGTASSLGASSEIIPVDLPSKIANRLRTSKVISKKKCTVAQTFGIKACAALESRNAAFIRRCPFYAMIGKHALSLEVAPAPGPVIEKVEIEIQIGDKAAEKIIKVINWSDDGKPLEDKNVLMKLKKILVPRPNNSTTNLYSSSSSRSQSSRSSSSRSSTTSSTSSSSSSSSSSSSSSSSSSSRRSSSSHEVYDMLFSKNHIHQHSVPTDRPNSQSSAQSLEAIFRKAKYLANTVAPAVTILIRAMRADHKVQGYQIAAYYDKPTARVQVILANLTEGNNWRICADGVILSNHKMMAKIAWGIECKQYATEVTAETGFVSKDPAARLKISWDKLPRRMTKYGKRVYRYFRRFNEEIGVTVAKAKNDRKKLKLTVAAASETSVNVVLKTPRVTIYKVGMGLPVALPIRNTNEMAPFQDNLAEKLAYLFTKANAAECTMIKDTVTTFNSRKYKNEMPHACYQVLAQDCTPELKFIVLLKRDQAQEQNQVNVKIAKIDVDMYPRDSAIMVKVNGVEIPASKLPYHHPGGKIEIRKEGEGIALQAPSHGLQEVYLDLNTLKVKVTDWMRGQTCGLCGKADGEIRQEYRTPNERLSKNAVSYAHSWVLPGRSCRDASECYIKHESVKLEKQVILNGEESKCYSVEPVLRCLPGCMSVRTTTVTVGFHCLPADSNLNRSGGLSSIYEKSTDLWETAEAHLACRCSAQCA